A genome region from Desulfonatronovibrio magnus includes the following:
- a CDS encoding fumarate reductase flavoprotein subunit — protein sequence MQIIYTDFLSIGSGLAGERVAIEAAQAGFEAICLSLVPPRRSHSSAAQGGMQASLGNCIKGEGDCPDVHFLDTVKGSDWGCDQEVARMFVDTAPLAIRQMAYWGVPWNRVVAGKSFYFKGGEKLEKEEKKECEGLITARDFGGTAKWRACYCSDGAGHAMLYTLDNVAIQSGVKAHDRVEALSLIHDGERCMGAVVRCLKTGELRAYLAKATLIATGGFGRIYRASTNAIINEGGGLIIALDTGVVPLGNMEAVQFHPTGIVPTDILVTEGCRGDGGTLLDVNQERFMHVYEPEKAELASRDVVSRRMTEHIRKGLGVKSPYGEHLWLDIRHLGEKHITTKLREVYEICKNFLGIDPITQLIPVRPTQHYSMGGVRTNKDGAAYGLQGLFSAGEACCWDMHGFNRLGGNSLAETVVAGMIVGGKVVEFLKGYETSFDTSAISSAVKKQQEKIDNLISGDGTEQVYAVRDAMQDVLMDYVGIFRNEKDLTLAVDKLKEIHERANNIKLQSNGLGANPEMALALRLPGMVRLALCVAYGALERKESRGSHAREDYPERNDRDWLVRTLAYWKEGSELPELKYEPATQVVELPPGDRGYGGGKIISAETREA from the coding sequence CATTGAAGCGGCCCAGGCCGGTTTTGAAGCCATTTGTTTAAGTCTTGTTCCTCCAAGGCGTTCTCATTCATCTGCTGCCCAGGGCGGCATGCAGGCATCCCTTGGCAACTGCATCAAGGGCGAAGGGGACTGTCCTGATGTTCACTTTCTGGATACTGTTAAGGGTTCAGACTGGGGATGCGATCAGGAAGTAGCCAGAATGTTTGTGGATACCGCACCCCTGGCCATCCGGCAGATGGCTTACTGGGGCGTGCCCTGGAACAGGGTCGTGGCTGGAAAGTCCTTTTATTTCAAGGGCGGCGAAAAGCTGGAAAAGGAAGAGAAAAAAGAATGTGAAGGTCTGATTACAGCCAGGGATTTCGGCGGAACCGCCAAGTGGAGGGCCTGCTATTGTTCTGACGGTGCTGGCCATGCCATGCTCTATACACTGGACAATGTGGCCATTCAGAGCGGAGTCAAGGCCCATGACCGGGTTGAGGCCTTGAGTCTTATCCATGACGGTGAGAGATGTATGGGTGCTGTTGTTCGCTGCCTGAAAACAGGGGAACTCAGGGCCTATCTGGCCAAGGCCACCCTGATTGCAACCGGCGGATTTGGCCGTATCTACAGGGCTTCCACCAATGCCATTATCAATGAAGGCGGGGGGCTGATTATTGCCTTAGATACCGGCGTTGTACCCCTTGGCAATATGGAAGCTGTGCAGTTTCACCCAACCGGCATAGTGCCTACAGATATTCTGGTTACTGAGGGCTGCCGGGGAGACGGCGGAACTCTGCTTGATGTCAATCAGGAAAGATTCATGCACGTTTACGAACCGGAAAAGGCCGAGCTTGCCTCCAGAGATGTTGTTTCCAGACGCATGACTGAGCATATCCGCAAGGGGCTCGGTGTAAAAAGCCCTTATGGCGAGCATTTATGGTTAGATATCAGGCATCTCGGTGAAAAACACATTACCACCAAGCTGCGTGAAGTATATGAAATATGCAAAAATTTTCTGGGAATTGATCCCATCACTCAGCTTATACCTGTTCGTCCCACCCAGCACTACAGTATGGGCGGTGTAAGAACTAATAAAGACGGCGCTGCATATGGACTGCAAGGGCTTTTTTCTGCTGGTGAAGCCTGCTGCTGGGATATGCACGGGTTCAACCGTCTGGGCGGCAATTCCCTGGCTGAGACTGTTGTGGCCGGAATGATAGTAGGAGGTAAGGTGGTTGAGTTTCTTAAAGGTTATGAAACCAGTTTTGACACCTCAGCAATCAGCTCTGCAGTGAAGAAACAGCAGGAAAAAATAGACAATCTTATCTCCGGGGACGGCACTGAACAGGTCTATGCTGTCCGGGATGCCATGCAGGATGTGCTTATGGACTATGTGGGCATCTTCCGCAATGAAAAAGATTTGACCCTGGCTGTGGACAAGCTCAAAGAGATCCACGAACGGGCCAATAATATCAAGCTGCAGTCCAATGGCCTGGGTGCCAATCCTGAAATGGCCCTGGCTCTGCGTTTGCCCGGAATGGTCAGGCTGGCCCTTTGTGTTGCATACGGCGCTTTAGAGCGTAAAGAAAGCAGGGGATCACATGCCAGAGAAGATTATCCTGAAAGAAATGACCGGGACTGGCTGGTAAGAACCCTGGCCTACTGGAAAGAAGGCAGTGAACTGCCCGAGCTTAAGTATGAGCCGGCAACACAGGTTGTGGAGCTCCCTCCGGGAGACCGCGGATATGGCGGAGGAAAGATCATCAGCGCTGAAACCAGAGAGGCATAA